The Pseudomonadota bacterium nucleotide sequence GTCGCGGTCAATCTCCAAACCGCCTGGCTATCGCCACCTGTTGCGCTCTCGGCCTACTTCCTCAAGGGTGTGGTGCCGAACTGGGACCTCAAGGACATCTACCTTGGCATGATGCAGTTCATGGGCATCCAGCTCATTGGCCTCGCCTTGTTGTTTGCCTTCCCGCAACTCGTGCTGTGGTTGCCACGGGTGATGTCGGGCGGGTAGGAGACGCTCGAATCTGTGCCGGGTGGTCTTGGCGACGCCCGGCGCGCGCCTCGTCGGTTGGTTCAGCGCGGTCGCACCGACGCGCGAACCAGACCGGCAACAGGCTGGCAATGACGACCCCGGGCTGTCACGACACGCGCTCTGAGGGCGTGTCGCGCGCTCAGGGCACGTCGGTGCTCAGGATGACGGCCAACTCGCGTGCGGCGATGCGCAACTCTTCCAGGCGGTCCCTGAGGGCATCCAACGGCGAGCGCTGCTTCAGCGCCTGAATGGACAGCGTGGCCAACGCACGGCCCTCCCGGTCCAGCACCGGCACGCAGATCGCGACCATGCCTGCAATGAACTCCTCGTTGTCGATCGAGTAACCACGCTCGGCCGACAGCGCCAGTGCGCCCTCGAGGTCGGCCATCGACACGAGTGTGTTCGGCCCGTGCCGGTCGAACGCGAGTTGCCTGAGCAGCCGGGCACGGTCGAGCTCAGGCAGACTCGCAAGGTACATCTTGCCGCTCGCCGTGCAATGCAGGGGCACGCTGCTGCCGATCGAGAACTGCACACGGATCGGCCAGTCTGCCTCGACGCGGTCGAGGTAGAGCATGCGCACGCCGTCCGGCACCGCGAGGTTGCAGGTCTCGCCAACCCGCGCCGCCAGGCGCGACAACACCGCCTGCCGCTCGGCGTTGTGCTGGCCACCGACCAGCACCTTGCGCGCGATTTCCCGCAAGCGCAGGCCCGGCTCGAATGCCGTGCCGCCGGGCACGGTCTGAACGAAACCGGCGGTTTGCAGCTGCGTGCACAGCCGATGTGCACTGGCTTTGGGGATGCCGAGGGCACGCGACACGTCGCTCGCGGTCAGCGGTGTTTCGCTGCAGCCCACGCGCTCGAGCACCTCCAGCACCCGCTGAATGGACGACCCGCGCTTGGCGGTGTCCGCGTCGCTCGCTGCGCTGGCAGCGCGTTGCCGGATGTCTGTCACACGGACGACCCACTGTGGTTATAATGAGAAAAATATTACCACTTTGGGGCTCAGCGTGAGCGAAACCGGTCAAAGTTACGACTTTATCGTTGTCGGTGCGGGGTCAGCAGGCTGCGCAGTCGCAGCCCGCCTGGCCGAAAACGGGCGCTTTTCGGTCCTGTTGCTCGAGGCCGGCGGTCGCGACTGGAATCCCTGGATTCACATCCCGGTAGGCTACTTCAAGACCATGCACAATAAGGCCACCGACTGGTGCTACGAGACCGAACCCGACCAGGGGATCGGCGGGCGCAGCCTGAAGTGGCCACGGGGTCGTGTGCTCGGTGGCTCGAGCTCGATCAACGGCTTGTTGTACGTGCGGGGCCAGCGTGAAGACTACGACCATTGGGCCGACCTCGGCTGTGAAGGCTGGTCCTACGACGAGGTGTTGCCGCTGTTCAAGCGCGCCGAGGACCACTACCTCGGC carries:
- a CDS encoding IclR family transcriptional regulator, with the protein product MTDIRQRAASAASDADTAKRGSSIQRVLEVLERVGCSETPLTASDVSRALGIPKASAHRLCTQLQTAGFVQTVPGGTAFEPGLRLREIARKVLVGGQHNAERQAVLSRLAARVGETCNLAVPDGVRMLYLDRVEADWPIRVQFSIGSSVPLHCTASGKMYLASLPELDRARLLRQLAFDRHGPNTLVSMADLEGALALSAERGYSIDNEEFIAGMVAICVPVLDREGRALATLSIQALKQRSPLDALRDRLEELRIAARELAVILSTDVP